In Candidatus Desulforudis audaxviator MP104C, a genomic segment contains:
- a CDS encoding DUF4198 domain-containing protein: MRSRAGRLTVLALTLVFILAFASPAAAHELYFLNPEEGRQGETVAVKLYWGHFPNEPDPKSNYFAQVPGGRLYVLAPDGREIDLKIEVRDDHFVSAFTPETGGDHQVVFVHDRGVLDWKHSEPQGIQRVITAAKGFIPVDGEPDIHAYDRPAGLDLELIPLTDIGHFHAGSEFRGEVRYLGAPLAGAKVYAVGPAKATDSHDAPKTIELTSGADGVISFVPDAEGTWMLKLAHYDGDRPGELDGRSYEGVRYSLTTFFPVHGHGGHAHTADATQPQEAAATGGISGTAWMLGAAAVLAAGAAAFLLLGRKKTRT, translated from the coding sequence ATGCGCAGCAGAGCGGGTAGGTTGACGGTACTGGCGCTGACCCTGGTGTTCATTCTGGCCTTTGCAAGCCCGGCGGCGGCCCACGAACTGTACTTCTTAAACCCCGAGGAGGGCCGGCAGGGGGAGACGGTGGCGGTCAAACTGTATTGGGGGCACTTCCCCAATGAGCCGGACCCCAAGAGCAATTACTTCGCCCAGGTGCCCGGCGGCCGCCTGTACGTTCTGGCGCCCGACGGGCGGGAAATCGATCTGAAAATCGAGGTGCGGGACGACCATTTCGTTTCCGCTTTCACCCCGGAAACAGGCGGCGACCACCAGGTAGTGTTCGTCCACGACCGGGGGGTACTGGACTGGAAGCACAGCGAACCGCAGGGGATACAGCGTGTGATCACCGCCGCCAAGGGGTTCATCCCGGTGGACGGCGAGCCCGACATCCACGCCTACGACCGCCCGGCGGGGCTGGACCTGGAGCTTATCCCCCTGACGGACATCGGGCACTTCCACGCGGGCAGCGAATTCCGGGGTGAAGTGCGCTACCTGGGAGCGCCCCTGGCCGGCGCGAAAGTCTACGCGGTGGGACCCGCCAAGGCGACGGACTCGCACGACGCGCCCAAAACCATCGAGCTCACCAGCGGGGCCGACGGCGTCATCTCCTTCGTGCCCGATGCCGAAGGCACCTGGATGCTCAAACTGGCGCACTACGACGGCGACCGGCCGGGCGAACTCGACGGCCGGAGCTATGAGGGCGTGCGCTACTCCCTGACCACCTTCTTCCCGGTGCACGGACACGGGGGGCATGCCCACACCGCCGACGCCACGCAGCCTCAAGAAGCGGCGGCTACCGGGGGAATCTCCGGCACGGCCTGGATGTTGGGCGCCGCCGCGGTGCTGGCCGCCGGGGCTGCGGCCTTCCTGCTCCTGGGCCGCAAGAAGACCCGGACCTAA
- a CDS encoding universal stress protein codes for MTRRVVLTTDFSECAQRTLDCIPALKVLGFDEVVLLHVINPHDLAHVLSGLGSDQQLARIKTQVESILAETAEQANGWNIPVRPVVKFGKAADGIIATAREEDAQLIAIGSQGWGLVKGAVLGSVSERVLRYAPMPVLVIKCGPGSAGDEAPCGPDHLNLFRRIMVPTDFSDASLEARDYILGLAEHLREAVEELIVIHVADRFTVFSERQYEEAPAQLRRVARSLEAAGYRVRTLLKRGVPFVRLAGTVREEGVTLVVMGSHGLSRVREMLLGGTCAEFVRTVDRPVLVVKQG; via the coding sequence GTGACCAGGAGAGTGGTATTAACCACCGATTTCTCGGAATGTGCCCAGAGGACGCTGGACTGTATTCCGGCGCTTAAGGTCTTGGGGTTCGACGAGGTGGTGCTGCTGCACGTGATCAACCCCCACGACCTGGCCCACGTGCTGTCGGGACTGGGCTCCGACCAGCAGTTGGCGCGGATTAAGACCCAGGTCGAGTCCATCCTGGCCGAGACCGCCGAACAGGCCAACGGGTGGAATATCCCGGTGCGCCCGGTGGTGAAGTTCGGGAAGGCGGCGGACGGGATTATCGCCACCGCTCGTGAGGAGGATGCCCAACTGATCGCGATCGGTTCCCAGGGCTGGGGATTGGTGAAGGGCGCGGTCCTGGGCAGCGTGTCCGAACGCGTGCTCCGTTACGCTCCAATGCCGGTACTGGTGATCAAGTGCGGGCCCGGAAGCGCCGGAGACGAGGCGCCGTGCGGCCCGGACCACCTGAACCTTTTCCGCCGGATCATGGTGCCCACCGACTTCTCGGATGCCTCGTTGGAAGCCAGGGACTATATATTAGGGCTGGCGGAGCACCTGCGGGAGGCCGTGGAGGAACTGATCGTCATTCACGTGGCCGACCGTTTCACGGTCTTCTCAGAGCGGCAGTATGAGGAGGCACCGGCCCAATTACGGCGGGTGGCTCGGAGCCTGGAAGCGGCCGGATACCGGGTGCGCACACTCTTAAAGCGAGGCGTTCCCTTTGTGCGGCTTGCCGGCACGGTGCGGGAAGAGGGTGTGACCCTGGTGGTGATGGGCTCCCACGGCCTGAGCAGGGTGCGCGAAATGCTGCTCGGTGGGACGTGCGCGGAATTCGTGCGCACGGTGGACCGACCGGTGCTGGTGGTCAAGCAGGGCTAG
- the hypE gene encoding hydrogenase expression/formation protein HypE: MPTHNEDIVLLAHGDGGRLTHELVTGLFLRHLGNRVLEAMTDAAAFPVGEGRMAVTTDSFVIDPPFFPGGDIGKLAVCGTVNDLAVSGAEPRYLTAAFLIEEGFPLADLERVVASMAAACRDAGIEIVAGDTKVVGRGHLDRIFINTTGVGVIPAGVDLGYHRISPGDRILVNGNLGDHGMAVLATREGFGFGDRLVSDCAALHRITGRLLAELEGVKLMRDLTRGGLATSAKEIATSSGVDLWLSETDIPVGAGVKGAAEMLGVDPLYLANEGKFLAVVAPGEAEKALALMRADELGRNARIIGEVKAGAGNVFLKTALGGTKYLDLLAGAPLPRIC; encoded by the coding sequence GTGCCGACGCATAACGAAGACATTGTCCTGCTGGCCCACGGCGACGGGGGCCGGCTGACCCACGAACTGGTGACGGGGCTTTTCCTGCGCCACCTGGGTAACCGGGTGCTGGAAGCGATGACCGATGCGGCCGCCTTTCCGGTCGGGGAAGGCCGGATGGCGGTGACCACCGACTCGTTCGTAATCGACCCGCCCTTTTTCCCGGGGGGGGACATCGGGAAACTGGCCGTTTGCGGCACAGTGAACGACCTGGCCGTGAGCGGGGCCGAGCCCCGTTACCTGACGGCGGCGTTCCTGATCGAGGAGGGTTTTCCGCTGGCGGACCTGGAGCGGGTGGTGGCTTCGATGGCCGCGGCCTGCCGGGACGCGGGGATCGAAATCGTGGCCGGGGATACCAAGGTGGTGGGCCGCGGGCACCTGGACCGGATTTTCATCAACACCACCGGAGTGGGCGTCATCCCCGCGGGAGTGGATCTGGGCTACCACCGGATTTCACCTGGAGACCGGATCCTGGTGAACGGGAACTTGGGCGACCACGGGATGGCCGTCCTGGCCACCCGGGAAGGTTTCGGCTTCGGAGACCGGCTGGTAAGCGACTGCGCGGCGCTGCACCGGATCACGGGCCGGCTGCTCGCCGAGCTTGAAGGGGTCAAGCTGATGCGCGACCTGACCCGGGGTGGACTGGCCACCTCGGCCAAGGAGATCGCGACCTCGTCCGGAGTGGACCTCTGGCTCAGCGAGACCGATATTCCGGTCGGAGCCGGGGTGAAGGGTGCGGCCGAGATGCTGGGGGTGGACCCGCTGTACCTGGCGAACGAAGGGAAGTTCCTGGCGGTGGTGGCGCCCGGCGAGGCCGAGAAGGCGCTCGCGCTGATGCGGGCGGACGAACTGGGCCGTAACGCCCGGATCATCGGCGAGGTCAAGGCTGGCGCGGGGAACGTGTTCCTGAAGACGGCGCTGGGGGGAACGAAGTATCTGGATTTGCTGGCCGGGGCTCCACTCCCCAGGATCTGCTAG
- the hypD gene encoding hydrogenase formation protein HypD, translated as MHILDRFRDPELGRALLEKVIALADRARDKLGRPPVFMEVCGTHTVAISKAGLRSLLEEKLKLRSGPGCPVCVTDYGDIDAMVAFGRLPGVTVGTFGDMVRVPGSRTSLEREKARGADVRVFYSPADAVKWAKENPERQMVFLGVGFETTAPAVALSVAQAKALGLKNYSVFTVHKVVPPALAALGSDPEMKLDGLILPGHVSAIIGRRAYDFIAEEYGLPSVITGFETLDIVDALYNLLQQLISDDPPRVVNGYTRVVREEGNVRAQETLDRFFQIADVSWRGFGTIPGSGMELKPEYREFDARARFAPEVAAPRIPQGCRCGDLLKGKLTPRDCRLFATACTPSHPVGPCMVSSEGACAAFYQYERRTAAG; from the coding sequence ATGCATATCCTGGACAGGTTTCGTGATCCCGAACTCGGCCGGGCGCTCCTGGAAAAGGTGATCGCGCTGGCCGACCGGGCACGGGACAAGCTGGGACGCCCGCCGGTCTTCATGGAGGTCTGCGGCACCCACACGGTGGCCATCTCGAAGGCGGGCTTGAGAAGCCTTTTGGAAGAAAAACTCAAACTCCGGAGCGGCCCGGGCTGCCCGGTGTGCGTGACCGACTACGGCGACATCGACGCCATGGTGGCCTTCGGGCGGCTGCCCGGGGTGACGGTGGGCACTTTCGGCGATATGGTGCGCGTGCCCGGCAGCCGGACCTCGCTCGAGCGGGAAAAGGCCCGGGGCGCCGACGTTCGGGTGTTTTATTCGCCAGCCGACGCGGTGAAGTGGGCTAAAGAGAACCCGGAGCGGCAAATGGTGTTTTTGGGGGTGGGTTTCGAGACCACGGCGCCAGCCGTGGCTTTGAGCGTGGCCCAAGCCAAGGCGCTGGGGCTGAAGAACTACAGCGTGTTCACCGTGCACAAGGTGGTGCCCCCGGCGCTTGCCGCGCTCGGTTCCGATCCGGAAATGAAACTCGACGGGTTGATCCTGCCCGGCCACGTCTCGGCGATCATCGGCCGCCGCGCCTACGACTTCATCGCTGAGGAGTACGGGCTGCCCTCCGTGATCACCGGCTTTGAGACGCTGGATATCGTGGACGCGCTTTACAACCTCCTGCAGCAGCTGATATCCGACGACCCGCCCCGGGTGGTTAACGGTTACACCCGGGTGGTGCGGGAGGAAGGGAACGTCCGGGCCCAGGAGACTCTGGACCGGTTCTTCCAGATTGCCGATGTTTCCTGGCGGGGGTTTGGAACCATCCCGGGGAGCGGAATGGAACTGAAGCCGGAGTACCGGGAGTTTGACGCCCGGGCCCGTTTCGCGCCCGAGGTGGCCGCCCCGCGGATCCCGCAGGGCTGCCGGTGCGGGGACCTTCTGAAGGGGAAGCTCACCCCGCGGGATTGCCGGCTGTTCGCGACCGCCTGCACGCCGAGCCACCCGGTGGGCCCGTGCATGGTGTCGTCGGAAGGGGCCTGCGCCGCATTCTACCAGTACGAGCGGCGGACCGCGGCCGGCTAA
- a CDS encoding HypC/HybG/HupF family hydrogenase formation chaperone — MCLGIPGLVVDVKPESDSAVIEIFGVQREISTFLVGEVHTGEYLIVHTGYAIEKLDVEEAQIRLKLWEEILRDAYPGQVS; from the coding sequence ATGTGTTTAGGTATACCGGGTCTTGTGGTGGACGTGAAACCGGAATCGGACAGCGCGGTGATTGAGATCTTCGGCGTGCAGCGGGAGATCAGCACGTTTCTGGTGGGCGAGGTGCACACCGGGGAGTACCTCATTGTGCACACCGGCTACGCCATCGAGAAGCTCGACGTGGAAGAGGCCCAAATCCGGCTGAAGCTGTGGGAGGAGATTTTGAGAGATGCATATCCTGGACAGGTTTCGTGA
- the hypF gene encoding carbamoyltransferase HypF, giving the protein MVPLAQGNRASEMGRVRYRVVVRGTVQGVGFRPFIYNLARDCGIAGSVLNAGQGVIVDAEGAPDAVRRFLEAVRAHPPRLARVDEVSWEALPPAGHTGFEIIASTGGAEIEALVPPDVGLCPDCARETFDPQDRHYGYPFTNCTNCGPRFTIVRELPYDRPKTSMAVFPMCPDCAREYHDPADRRFHAQPVACPVCGPAVELVDAGGKPVPGEWRRNCWDLLAEGRILALKSLGGFHLVCDAQNRDALRELRRRKGRDAKPFAVMARDPAVVERYCHLNDQERELLTSPEAPIVILKRRPGTDLPPELAPGLKTLGVMLPYTPLHFLVFTGPFDLLVMTSGNYSELPLAKENVRALAELGGIADYFLWHNREIVNRCDDSLAAVMDGEVQLLRRSRGWVPVPVRVPTGDGPVVLGIGGEMKNTFCLLKKGRAFVSQHIGELDHLEGEENLFSSLLNFQRLLDIEAEVVGYDMHPDYRSSRLARKVPAEKRYEVQHHHAHLASCLADNGLVDERAIGVILDGTGYGPDGTLWGFEIISGDCLGFKREMHLAPVPLPGGEAAVRSPWRTAVAYLLTYLGEDGDRTAGRLFGGHGLELDVVRRMLAKGFNAPPSSGCGRLFDAVAALVGVCTRSTYEGQAAIELGELVRDDAEGAKLGVYPFSIEEGTISAAGTVAGVVEDLERGVPVETIATRFHNTVLEMVREAVRRVGAATGLRTVALSGGTWQNRYLFRRARETLPLDGFRVLTHRQVPANDGGLCLGQAVIAYRRWSKECV; this is encoded by the coding sequence ATGGTGCCTTTGGCTCAGGGAAATCGCGCGTCGGAAATGGGAAGGGTCCGTTACCGGGTAGTCGTCCGGGGCACCGTCCAGGGCGTCGGTTTCCGCCCGTTCATCTATAACCTGGCCCGGGACTGCGGGATCGCCGGCAGCGTGCTGAACGCGGGCCAGGGCGTGATCGTGGACGCCGAGGGTGCGCCGGACGCCGTGCGCCGCTTCCTGGAGGCGGTGCGGGCGCATCCGCCGCGGCTGGCCCGGGTGGACGAGGTGTCCTGGGAAGCGCTGCCCCCGGCGGGCCACACCGGTTTTGAGATCATCGCCAGCACGGGCGGCGCGGAGATCGAAGCGCTGGTGCCGCCGGACGTGGGCCTTTGCCCGGACTGCGCCCGGGAGACCTTCGACCCCCAAGACCGGCATTACGGCTACCCGTTTACGAACTGCACTAACTGCGGCCCCCGGTTCACCATCGTCCGGGAGCTGCCCTACGACCGGCCGAAGACTTCGATGGCCGTCTTTCCCATGTGCCCGGACTGCGCCCGGGAGTACCACGACCCGGCCGACCGCCGGTTTCACGCCCAGCCGGTGGCCTGCCCGGTGTGCGGCCCGGCCGTGGAACTGGTGGACGCCGGCGGCAAGCCGGTGCCGGGCGAGTGGCGGCGGAACTGCTGGGACCTCCTGGCCGAAGGCCGCATCCTGGCCCTGAAGAGCCTGGGCGGATTTCACCTGGTGTGCGATGCGCAAAACCGCGATGCCCTGCGGGAACTCAGGCGGCGCAAGGGCCGCGACGCTAAGCCGTTCGCGGTGATGGCCCGGGACCCGGCCGTGGTGGAGCGGTACTGCCACTTAAACGATCAGGAGCGGGAACTCCTGACTTCCCCCGAGGCGCCGATCGTGATCCTCAAGCGGCGGCCGGGGACCGACCTGCCGCCTGAACTCGCGCCGGGCCTCAAGACCCTGGGGGTGATGCTCCCGTACACCCCACTGCACTTTCTGGTGTTCACCGGGCCGTTCGACCTTCTGGTGATGACCAGCGGCAACTACAGCGAACTGCCGCTGGCGAAGGAGAACGTCCGGGCGCTGGCGGAGTTGGGCGGCATCGCCGACTACTTCCTCTGGCACAACCGGGAGATCGTGAACCGGTGCGACGACTCCCTGGCGGCGGTGATGGACGGGGAAGTGCAGCTCCTGCGGCGATCGCGCGGCTGGGTGCCGGTGCCGGTGCGCGTCCCGACCGGGGACGGGCCGGTGGTGCTGGGCATCGGCGGCGAAATGAAGAACACCTTCTGCCTGCTCAAAAAGGGGCGGGCTTTCGTGAGCCAGCACATCGGGGAACTGGACCACCTGGAGGGCGAGGAGAACCTTTTCTCCAGCTTGTTGAACTTCCAGCGGCTCCTGGACATCGAGGCCGAGGTGGTCGGGTACGACATGCACCCCGACTACCGTTCCTCGCGCCTGGCCCGGAAGGTGCCGGCGGAAAAGCGCTACGAGGTGCAGCACCATCACGCCCACCTGGCGTCCTGCCTGGCCGACAATGGCCTGGTGGACGAGCGGGCGATCGGGGTGATCCTGGACGGCACCGGCTACGGTCCGGACGGCACGCTGTGGGGTTTTGAGATAATAAGCGGCGACTGCCTGGGTTTTAAGCGGGAGATGCACCTCGCCCCCGTGCCCCTGCCGGGCGGCGAGGCGGCGGTGCGCTCCCCCTGGCGCACGGCGGTTGCCTACCTTCTGACCTACCTGGGCGAGGACGGCGACCGGACGGCCGGGCGATTGTTCGGCGGCCACGGCCTGGAGCTGGACGTGGTGCGCCGGATGCTCGCCAAGGGTTTCAACGCCCCGCCGAGTTCGGGCTGCGGCCGGCTGTTCGATGCGGTGGCGGCGCTGGTGGGCGTGTGCACGCGGAGCACCTACGAGGGCCAGGCGGCGATCGAACTGGGGGAACTCGTGCGCGACGACGCTGAAGGCGCGAAGCTCGGGGTCTATCCTTTTTCAATTGAAGAGGGAACGATTTCGGCGGCGGGTACGGTCGCCGGGGTGGTGGAGGACCTGGAGCGGGGGGTGCCCGTGGAGACGATCGCCACCCGCTTCCACAACACCGTCCTGGAGATGGTGCGCGAAGCCGTGCGCCGGGTGGGCGCGGCGACGGGGCTTCGTACCGTGGCTTTGAGCGGCGGCACCTGGCAGAACCGGTACCTTTTCCGGCGCGCGCGGGAAACCCTGCCGCTGGACGGATTCCGGGTACTCACGCACCGGCAGGTGCCGGCGAACGACGGGGGACTTTGCCTGGGTCAGGCTGTAATCGCATACCGGAGGTGGAGTAAGGAATGTGTTTAG
- the hypB gene encoding hydrogenase nickel incorporation protein HypB, with amino-acid sequence MNVKVVMAQKILRANEQVARENRERLARLTTVNLISSPGAGKTTLLEKTIITLRDEFRIGVVEGDIYTTRDAERIAGRGAAVVQINTGGLCHLDANMVGRALDQLDLDRLDLLFIENVGNLVCPAEFDLGEDYKTALLSVTEGGDKPTKYPLVFKESHTVVINKSDLLPYTDFDMNKVQAEIRTINPEIQIFVTSATTGEGVEAWCLWLREIVRRKREGHAAG; translated from the coding sequence ATGAACGTGAAGGTGGTAATGGCCCAGAAGATCCTGCGGGCGAACGAGCAGGTGGCCCGTGAAAACCGGGAACGCCTGGCACGGCTGACGACGGTGAACCTGATCAGCTCGCCGGGTGCCGGCAAGACGACGCTCTTAGAGAAGACGATCATCACCCTGCGGGACGAATTCAGAATCGGGGTGGTGGAGGGCGACATCTACACCACCCGCGACGCCGAGCGGATCGCCGGCCGGGGGGCCGCGGTGGTCCAGATCAACACCGGGGGGCTTTGCCACCTGGATGCGAACATGGTCGGACGCGCCCTCGACCAGCTGGACCTCGACCGGCTGGACCTCCTGTTCATCGAAAACGTGGGGAACCTGGTCTGTCCGGCCGAGTTCGACTTGGGCGAGGACTACAAGACGGCGCTCCTGAGCGTGACCGAGGGCGGCGACAAGCCGACCAAGTACCCGCTGGTGTTCAAGGAGTCCCACACCGTGGTTATCAACAAGAGCGATCTGCTTCCTTACACTGATTTTGATATGAATAAAGTGCAGGCCGAGATCCGGACCATCAACCCGGAAATCCAGATCTTCGTGACCTCGGCCACCACCGGCGAGGGTGTGGAGGCGTGGTGCCTCTGGCTCAGGGAAATCGTGCGTCGGAAACGGGAAGGGCACGCTGCCGGGTAG
- a CDS encoding hydrogenase maturation nickel metallochaperone HypA encodes MGLIQTVMNEISQVAARSNITRVTKVRLVVGRLNGALPDVLEFAFTVLTPETIFAGAQLEIETVPITLECEHCGARTVTDELAYFCPECSGRARITGGRELYIDFFEGDDGKEDEREGGNGPEDPAGERAGGP; translated from the coding sequence GTGGGACTGATCCAGACGGTGATGAATGAGATTTCCCAGGTGGCCGCCCGGAGCAACATCACGCGGGTGACCAAGGTGCGCCTGGTGGTCGGGCGCTTGAACGGCGCGCTGCCCGACGTGCTGGAGTTCGCGTTTACGGTCTTGACTCCGGAAACGATATTCGCGGGCGCCCAACTGGAGATCGAGACGGTGCCGATCACCCTGGAGTGCGAGCACTGCGGCGCCCGGACGGTGACGGACGAGCTGGCCTACTTCTGCCCGGAGTGCAGCGGGCGCGCCCGCATCACCGGCGGGCGGGAACTGTACATAGACTTTTTCGAAGGTGATGATGGAAAGGAAGATGAACGTGAAGGTGGTAATGGCCCAGAAGATCCTGCGGGCGAACGAGCAGGTGGCCCGTGA
- a CDS encoding hydrogenase maturation protease, which produces MGKKRIVVLGCGNIFAGDDAVGIEVLRELEKEPLPDGVTVVEAGAPGLGMLDLMYGADKAVIVDAVLAADMEPGLVVRWREDEVPRKEAPPLSVHDIGVRDALEFGRKSGVLELPAEVVVIGITVANVEPWHMGLMPAVAEAVPRAAAAVRRELRRWLEGE; this is translated from the coding sequence ATGGGGAAGAAGAGGATTGTGGTGCTGGGGTGCGGCAATATCTTCGCCGGTGACGATGCGGTGGGGATCGAGGTGCTGCGGGAGCTGGAGAAGGAGCCGCTTCCAGACGGGGTGACCGTGGTGGAGGCCGGCGCGCCGGGCCTGGGGATGCTCGACCTCATGTACGGCGCCGACAAGGCCGTGATCGTGGACGCGGTGCTGGCTGCGGACATGGAGCCCGGCCTGGTGGTCCGCTGGCGCGAGGACGAGGTGCCCCGCAAGGAGGCGCCGCCGCTTTCGGTACACGACATCGGGGTGCGCGATGCCCTGGAGTTCGGGCGCAAGTCCGGGGTCCTGGAACTGCCGGCAGAGGTGGTGGTCATCGGGATCACGGTCGCGAACGTCGAGCCCTGGCACATGGGCCTTATGCCGGCGGTGGCGGAGGCGGTGCCCCGCGCGGCCGCGGCGGTGCGCCGGGAACTGCGGCGCTGGCTGGAGGGGGAGTGA
- a CDS encoding Ni/Fe hydrogenase subunit alpha has protein sequence MQRISIDPITRLEGHGKIEIFLNDAGGVENCYFQVPELRGFEKFCEGRPADQVPQIVSRICGVUPAAHHLASGKAMDMVFGVEPTPAAKKLRELYYSAHMVHSHIAHFYALAAPDFVMGPDADPAVRNVLGVIGKVGLEIGGEVIKHRAYGQQIQAMLGGKATHPAWTLPGGVSKGLTEDERKQVVEMAKSCVEFAKFSLKLFDDVVLANQAYVDLIVGDIFRLETNYMGLVDENNKINFYEGKVRVVDTEGKELFKYGPREYVDYVAEHVEPYSYLKYPYLKKFGWTGFVEGPGTAIYQAAPLGRINACDGMATPLAQEAYEKFISVLGRPTHAVLATHWARLVELMYAAERLLELALDEEITSPDIRNIPTGTPKEGVGIIEAPRGTLTHHYATDPNGIVVKANLIVGTTNNNAPISMAIKKAAMGVIKPGVEITNGLLNMVEMAFRAYDPCFSCATHAVLGELPLTVNIYDSKGELYKTLSR, from the coding sequence ATGCAACGCATTTCCATTGATCCGATCACCAGGCTTGAGGGCCACGGGAAGATCGAGATCTTCCTGAACGATGCGGGGGGTGTGGAAAACTGCTACTTCCAGGTCCCGGAGCTTCGCGGTTTTGAGAAGTTCTGCGAGGGCCGTCCGGCCGACCAGGTCCCGCAGATCGTCAGCCGCATCTGCGGCGTCTGACCGGCCGCACATCACTTGGCCTCGGGTAAGGCCATGGATATGGTGTTCGGCGTCGAGCCGACACCGGCGGCGAAGAAACTGCGCGAGCTTTACTACAGCGCCCATATGGTCCACAGCCACATCGCCCACTTTTATGCTTTGGCGGCGCCGGACTTCGTGATGGGCCCGGACGCCGACCCGGCCGTGCGCAACGTGTTAGGCGTGATCGGCAAGGTGGGCCTGGAGATCGGCGGCGAGGTGATCAAGCACCGGGCTTACGGGCAGCAGATTCAGGCGATGTTGGGCGGCAAGGCCACCCACCCGGCCTGGACCCTTCCCGGCGGCGTGAGCAAGGGGCTCACCGAGGACGAGCGCAAGCAGGTCGTGGAAATGGCCAAGTCCTGCGTGGAGTTTGCCAAGTTCTCCCTGAAGCTCTTTGACGACGTGGTGCTGGCGAATCAGGCGTACGTCGACCTGATCGTGGGTGATATCTTCAGGCTCGAAACCAACTACATGGGCCTCGTGGACGAGAACAACAAGATTAACTTCTACGAGGGCAAGGTCCGCGTGGTGGACACCGAAGGCAAGGAGCTGTTCAAGTACGGCCCGCGCGAGTACGTGGACTACGTGGCCGAGCATGTCGAGCCTTACAGCTACCTGAAGTACCCGTACCTGAAGAAGTTCGGCTGGACCGGCTTCGTCGAAGGCCCCGGCACCGCCATCTACCAGGCGGCTCCCCTGGGCCGGATCAACGCCTGCGACGGTATGGCCACTCCGCTGGCGCAGGAAGCCTACGAGAAGTTCATCTCGGTTCTGGGCCGTCCGACCCACGCCGTGCTGGCCACTCACTGGGCGCGCCTGGTGGAGCTGATGTACGCGGCGGAGCGTCTGCTGGAGCTGGCACTGGACGAGGAAATCACCAGCCCCGACATCCGGAATATCCCGACCGGCACCCCGAAGGAGGGCGTCGGAATTATCGAGGCGCCGCGCGGCACGCTGACCCACCACTACGCCACCGATCCGAACGGCATCGTGGTGAAGGCGAACCTGATCGTGGGCACCACCAACAACAACGCCCCGATCTCGATGGCCATCAAGAAGGCGGCGATGGGCGTCATCAAGCCGGGTGTGGAGATCACCAACGGCCTACTGAACATGGTGGAGATGGCCTTCCGGGCCTACGACCCGTGCTTCAGCTGCGCGACACACGCCGTTCTGGGCGAGCTGCCGTTGACGGTGAACATCTACGACAGCAAGGGCGAACTGTATAAGACCCTGAGCAGGTAG
- a CDS encoding oxidoreductase yields the protein MSKLKLASYWAAACGGCDVAILDIHEKIVDVAAVADIVFWPIAVDFKYADVEGYEDGFIDVCLFHGAIRNSEGEHVAKLLRKKSKVMVAFGSCAISGGIPGLANFKQKNDIFYRVYIESQSTQNPEKVYPQTHYAVPEGVLELPEFYKEVKSLSDVVDVDYFMPGCPPTSAQIWAVIQVIASGALPPKGAFVGCENQTLCNTCTRTKTDKKVKKFYQPYQIITDPEKCLLEQGLTCMGPVTRAGCGNQCVSANQPCTGCYGPVDGVIDQGAKYISALASVVDADSPDEADRIISEIADPAGLFYRYGLPGSLLRRAK from the coding sequence ATGAGTAAGTTGAAGTTAGCTTCCTACTGGGCGGCAGCCTGCGGCGGCTGTGACGTGGCCATCCTCGACATTCACGAAAAGATCGTGGATGTGGCCGCGGTGGCCGATATCGTGTTTTGGCCGATCGCCGTGGACTTTAAGTATGCGGACGTGGAAGGCTACGAGGACGGATTCATCGATGTGTGCCTGTTCCACGGGGCCATCCGCAACTCTGAGGGTGAACATGTCGCGAAGCTGCTCCGGAAGAAGTCGAAGGTGATGGTGGCCTTCGGTTCCTGCGCCATCTCGGGCGGGATTCCGGGATTGGCGAACTTCAAGCAGAAGAACGACATTTTCTACCGGGTGTATATTGAAAGCCAATCTACCCAGAACCCGGAAAAGGTCTATCCGCAGACGCACTACGCGGTGCCGGAGGGTGTTCTGGAGCTTCCCGAGTTCTATAAAGAGGTAAAATCCCTGAGCGACGTGGTGGACGTCGACTACTTCATGCCGGGCTGCCCACCCACCTCGGCTCAGATCTGGGCGGTCATCCAGGTGATTGCTTCCGGCGCGCTGCCGCCCAAGGGCGCGTTTGTCGGCTGCGAGAACCAGACGCTGTGCAACACCTGCACGCGGACCAAGACCGACAAGAAAGTCAAGAAATTCTACCAGCCGTATCAGATTATCACCGATCCGGAGAAATGCCTGCTGGAGCAGGGACTGACCTGTATGGGTCCGGTGACCCGGGCCGGCTGTGGCAACCAGTGCGTCAGCGCCAACCAGCCGTGCACCGGCTGTTACGGTCCGGTCGACGGGGTTATCGACCAGGGCGCCAAGTACATCTCGGCGCTGGCTTCCGTAGTTGACGCCGACTCCCCCGATGAGGCTGACCGGATAATCAGCGAAATAGCCGATCCGGCGGGCTTGTTCTACCGCTACGGTCTGCCTGGTTCGCTGTTAAGGAGGGCTAAGTAA